The following are encoded together in the Gilvimarinus sp. DA14 genome:
- a CDS encoding PhoH family protein has translation MAKRSHARRSNHHYDMDDAYSPGKGRSKSGRKQRRDDGNIVEMKSRSQQLETAYAPQRANQPLHARTSAQQQYIDAIKSHSLTFGIGPAGTGKSYCAGALAAEALESGRIERIILTRPAVEAGEQLGFLPGALDEKFSVYIDAFRDILNERLGAGTVDYCLRHGRIVAAPLAFMRGKTFNNRTFVVLDEAQNTSVAQMKMFLTRIGEDCKVVINGDVEQSDIRGPNGLSDAVHKLGDLASVYVHKFEREDIVRSGLVRDIIDRYELS, from the coding sequence ATGGCGAAAAGATCTCACGCAAGACGCAGTAACCACCACTACGATATGGATGACGCTTACTCCCCCGGCAAAGGCCGCAGCAAATCGGGGCGAAAGCAGCGAAGGGATGACGGCAATATTGTCGAAATGAAATCCCGCTCCCAGCAACTTGAAACCGCCTACGCTCCCCAGCGTGCCAACCAACCCCTCCACGCCAGAACCTCCGCCCAGCAACAATATATAGACGCTATTAAATCCCACAGCTTAACTTTTGGTATCGGCCCGGCCGGTACGGGTAAAAGTTATTGTGCCGGGGCTTTGGCAGCAGAGGCGCTAGAGTCGGGGCGCATCGAACGTATTATCCTGACCCGTCCGGCGGTAGAGGCGGGTGAGCAGCTGGGTTTTTTACCCGGTGCTCTGGATGAGAAGTTCTCGGTTTATATCGATGCCTTTCGCGATATTTTAAACGAGCGTTTGGGAGCAGGAACCGTGGATTATTGCCTGCGCCACGGGCGGATTGTCGCAGCGCCTTTGGCATTTATGCGTGGCAAGACCTTCAATAACCGAACTTTTGTAGTGTTGGATGAGGCACAAAATACTTCGGTTGCGCAAATGAAGATGTTTTTGACTCGTATTGGTGAGGACTGCAAAGTTGTTATCAACGGCGACGTCGAGCAGAGTGATATCCGCGGTCCTAACGGATTATCGGATGCCGTGCATAAGCTCGGTGATCTTGCCTCGGTCTACGTACATAAGTTTGAGCGTGAGGACATTGTACGCAGTGGATTGGTGCGGGATATTATCGACCGCTATGAACTGAGTTAA
- a CDS encoding zinc-dependent peptidase — MLQWIKQWRERRILRNNPIDERDWQQVLSQLPLLRGLTDSELSQLRRLAILFMHDKDFVGIQGQVLTGNMALLIALQACLPILHLGIDWYRGWSSVIVYPAAFKASRTEVDQYGIAHEVEHDLLGEAWSHGGVILAWDDTAHAGVIDGHNLVIHEFVHKLDMLNGAADGFFPLPPEISPKDWHETFSGAYQNLTDRLARGERTPIDRYAATNAAEFVAVTSEVFFELPTLLKSEYPDVFRLYVAFYRQNPEHRLT, encoded by the coding sequence GTGTTGCAGTGGATCAAACAGTGGCGTGAGCGTCGAATATTACGCAATAACCCTATTGATGAGCGCGACTGGCAGCAGGTGCTGTCGCAGCTTCCCTTGCTGCGTGGTTTGACGGATAGCGAGCTCTCGCAGCTGCGCCGCCTGGCAATTCTGTTTATGCACGACAAAGATTTTGTCGGTATTCAGGGGCAAGTATTAACGGGCAATATGGCATTATTGATCGCCTTGCAGGCCTGCTTGCCCATTTTGCATTTGGGGATCGATTGGTACCGGGGCTGGTCGTCTGTGATTGTCTATCCTGCGGCTTTTAAAGCCAGTCGCACCGAGGTGGATCAATACGGAATTGCTCACGAGGTTGAGCACGACTTACTGGGTGAGGCTTGGAGCCATGGCGGCGTTATTCTCGCTTGGGACGATACCGCACACGCCGGCGTTATTGATGGTCACAATCTCGTGATCCACGAGTTCGTGCACAAGCTGGATATGCTCAACGGTGCCGCCGATGGTTTTTTTCCTCTGCCGCCAGAGATCTCCCCTAAGGACTGGCACGAAACCTTCAGCGGTGCCTACCAGAATTTAACTGACCGCCTGGCGCGAGGTGAAAGGACGCCCATTGATCGCTACGCAGCTACCAACGCGGCGGAATTTGTGGCGGTAACATCCGAAGTTTTCTTTGAATTACCCACTCTTTTAAAGTCAGAGTACCCTGATGTCTTTCGTCTTTACGTGGCCTTTTACCGCCAAAACCCCGAGCACAGACTGACCTAA
- a CDS encoding DEAD/DEAH box helicase, with product MSDFSFFSDIEHPALLQNLQRMGIEQPTEVQERTIEAVLDGSDCVVSAPTGSGKTLAFLLPIMQSLHSQRRKAGRIRALVLSPTRELARQIVEQGRKLSERESVNVVALTGGDHKQTQEAYLRDADLLVATPGRLAEYVGEARIDLSGLEFLVVDEADRTLDMGFANEVTQIALNCNPERQTLLFSATLQGAGVEEFINALTDADKRADIQVKNAMDNRTMEKILVDDREHVARLLPALLQQRDFRRAIIFVNKREQANALNESLKQAGCRAASLHGEMDAQLRKQVHKAFTSGEANILVATDLAARGLDISGVDLVINAELPYNVPSFIHRAGRTGRMGKEGCVISLVSAPAWNRMAAIEQFLGRPANKVKVTGFEANYKGPKKTRASGKVAGTKKSPAQKKKAAKSKKDDKPKMKQRLRDRKNIGKRRKPSENKAKDEDSSAEK from the coding sequence GTGTCCGACTTTTCTTTTTTCTCCGATATTGAGCATCCAGCCCTGTTGCAGAACTTGCAGCGTATGGGAATTGAGCAACCCACCGAAGTGCAGGAGCGCACTATAGAAGCGGTACTGGACGGCTCAGACTGCGTGGTTTCTGCGCCTACCGGCTCGGGTAAAACTTTGGCGTTTTTGCTGCCGATAATGCAGTCGCTGCATAGCCAAAGGCGTAAAGCCGGGCGTATTCGCGCTTTGGTGTTGTCGCCCACGCGTGAATTGGCGCGCCAGATTGTTGAGCAGGGGCGCAAGCTGAGTGAACGCGAGTCGGTGAACGTGGTGGCGCTTACCGGTGGCGATCACAAACAAACCCAAGAGGCTTATTTACGCGATGCGGATTTGCTCGTGGCCACCCCCGGCCGTTTGGCCGAATATGTGGGTGAAGCGCGTATCGATTTGAGTGGGCTTGAATTTTTGGTGGTGGATGAAGCCGACCGCACTCTGGATATGGGGTTTGCCAATGAGGTGACGCAGATTGCCCTGAACTGCAACCCCGAGCGGCAGACCTTGTTGTTCTCCGCCACCTTGCAGGGCGCTGGGGTAGAGGAATTTATCAATGCCCTAACCGACGCCGATAAGCGGGCGGATATTCAGGTGAAAAACGCCATGGATAATCGCACCATGGAAAAAATACTGGTGGACGATCGCGAGCATGTGGCGCGCTTATTACCCGCACTTTTGCAGCAGCGTGATTTCCGCCGGGCGATTATTTTTGTCAATAAGCGTGAGCAAGCTAATGCTCTGAATGAATCGTTAAAACAGGCCGGTTGTCGCGCCGCAAGCTTGCACGGCGAGATGGATGCCCAACTACGCAAGCAAGTACACAAAGCTTTTACCTCGGGTGAAGCCAACATACTGGTGGCCACTGATCTGGCCGCGCGTGGGTTGGATATTTCCGGGGTGGATTTAGTCATCAATGCCGAGCTTCCCTACAATGTGCCGAGTTTTATTCACCGCGCCGGACGCACCGGCCGAATGGGTAAAGAGGGGTGTGTGATCTCGCTGGTCAGCGCTCCAGCCTGGAATCGTATGGCTGCAATTGAACAGTTTTTGGGGCGGCCGGCTAATAAAGTAAAAGTGACTGGCTTTGAGGCCAACTACAAAGGCCCGAAAAAAACTCGCGCCTCTGGTAAGGTGGCGGGGACCAAGAAATCTCCAGCGCAAAAGAAAAAGGCCGCTAAGTCTAAAAAAGATGACAAGCCTAAAATGAAGCAACGCTTGCGCGATCGGAAAAATATCGGCAAGCGCCGCAAACCAAGCGAAAATAAAGCCAAAGACGAAGATAGCTCTGCCGAAAAATAA
- a CDS encoding sodium ion-translocating decarboxylase subunit beta produces MQNFLRLWHDSGIYHMDMGQGFMMLIGLGLLFLAIRKGFEPLLLVPIGFGCILSNIPGAGLSMSAVENAFYSGYPEVIGPLAQLLGEQADAGIKALTAAYQQAPAAVQADAYRLATDLGYANGMLYNFYSVAIGSGVAPLVIFMGVGAMTDFGPLLANPKTLFLGAAAQFGIFATVMGAVGLSVTGIIDFSIADAAAIGIIGGADGPTAIYVASILSPELLGAIAVAAYSYMALVPMIQPPIMRLLTTQEERVIRMEQMRVVSRREKIVFPLILLILVALILPSAAPLLGMFCFGNLMRECGVVERLSDTAQNALINITTIFLGLSVGSKLAADKFLDPKTLGILVLGIVAFGIGTAMGVLTAKFMNLFVKQKINPLIGSAGVSAVPMAARVSNKLGLEANPQNYLLMHAMGPNVAGVIGSAIAAGVMISIVSSLS; encoded by the coding sequence ATGCAGAATTTTTTACGTCTTTGGCACGACTCGGGCATCTACCACATGGACATGGGCCAGGGTTTTATGATGCTGATCGGCCTGGGATTATTATTCCTCGCCATCCGTAAAGGCTTTGAGCCGCTACTTCTGGTACCCATTGGTTTTGGCTGTATTTTGTCCAACATTCCCGGTGCTGGCTTGTCCATGTCGGCGGTGGAAAACGCCTTTTATTCCGGCTACCCAGAGGTCATAGGCCCGCTGGCGCAACTGCTAGGAGAGCAAGCGGATGCCGGAATCAAAGCGCTGACAGCCGCTTATCAACAGGCGCCCGCGGCGGTGCAAGCTGATGCTTACCGTCTGGCCACCGATTTAGGCTACGCCAATGGCATGCTGTACAACTTTTACAGCGTAGCCATTGGCAGTGGCGTTGCGCCCTTGGTAATTTTTATGGGCGTGGGGGCAATGACCGATTTTGGCCCGCTGTTGGCTAACCCTAAAACCTTGTTCTTAGGGGCGGCGGCGCAGTTTGGTATTTTCGCAACGGTAATGGGGGCAGTGGGTTTGTCCGTTACCGGTATTATCGATTTCTCCATTGCCGATGCTGCAGCCATTGGTATTATCGGTGGCGCCGATGGACCTACAGCTATCTATGTGGCCAGTATCTTGTCGCCCGAGCTGTTGGGGGCCATTGCGGTGGCGGCCTATTCTTATATGGCCCTGGTGCCAATGATTCAGCCACCGATTATGCGCTTGCTGACCACCCAGGAAGAGCGGGTGATCCGGATGGAGCAGATGCGTGTGGTATCGCGCCGCGAGAAAATTGTTTTCCCGCTGATTCTGCTGATTCTGGTGGCACTTATTCTGCCCAGCGCCGCGCCTTTGTTGGGGATGTTCTGTTTCGGTAATCTGATGCGTGAGTGTGGCGTGGTGGAGCGTTTGAGCGATACTGCACAAAACGCATTGATCAATATCACCACGATATTTCTGGGCTTGTCCGTGGGCTCAAAGCTGGCTGCGGATAAATTTCTGGACCCGAAAACACTGGGCATTCTGGTCTTGGGTATTGTCGCCTTTGGTATTGGTACCGCCATGGGTGTGCTAACGGCCAAGTTTATGAACTTGTTTGTGAAGCAGAAAATTAACCCGCTGATCGGCTCGGCCGGGGTATCCGCGGTGCCTATGGCGGCCCGTGTTTCCAACAAGCTGGGCCTTGAGGCTAACCCGCAAAACTATTTGCTGATGCATGCCATGGGGCCGAATGTGGCCGGGGTGATCGGCTCAGCTATTGCCGCGGGTGTGATGATTTCAATCGTCTCGTCACTGAGTTAA